A genomic segment from Pseudomonas mendocina encodes:
- a CDS encoding type 1 glutamine amidotransferase has protein sequence MADVLILTHIDYCPPAHLAQVLELRGCSFDVLRVDQGQLHGYDLERPKAVAVMGGPMSVNDPLPWIAEEVAALQRFIERDIPIIGHCLGGQLLARALGASVRRMPYTEAGWQILERRAESAGSPWLAHLPESFSIFQWHGDTFTMPEGAQPLLSSRWCDNQAFAWGDKVLALQGHPEMTEDLIALWLDDWAHLLDAGQPSQQSIDEMSEGLGEKVRALNHVAEGFYAHWLKLAGL, from the coding sequence ATGGCCGATGTTCTGATCCTGACTCATATCGATTATTGCCCGCCAGCGCACCTGGCGCAGGTATTGGAGCTCCGTGGTTGCAGCTTCGATGTGCTGCGCGTCGACCAGGGCCAACTGCATGGTTACGACCTGGAGCGGCCGAAGGCGGTCGCCGTGATGGGCGGGCCGATGAGCGTCAACGATCCGCTGCCCTGGATCGCTGAAGAAGTGGCTGCGCTGCAGCGTTTTATCGAGCGTGATATTCCCATCATCGGTCACTGCCTGGGCGGTCAGTTGTTGGCCAGGGCACTAGGTGCCAGCGTGCGCCGCATGCCTTATACCGAAGCCGGCTGGCAAATCCTCGAACGTCGAGCTGAGTCTGCTGGCAGCCCCTGGCTGGCGCATTTGCCCGAGTCGTTCAGCATCTTCCAGTGGCACGGAGACACTTTCACCATGCCGGAGGGGGCCCAGCCTCTGTTGAGCAGCCGCTGGTGCGACAACCAGGCGTTCGCCTGGGGTGATAAGGTTCTGGCGCTGCAGGGGCATCCGGAAATGACCGAAGATCTGATCGCGCTCTGGCTAGACGACTGGGCGCATTTGCTCGATGCCGGCCAGCCCAGTCAGCAGAGCATAGACGAGATGAGCGAAGGTCTGGGCGAGAAGGTGAGGGCATTGAACCATGTTGCCGAGGGCTTCTACGCGCACTGGTTGAAACTGGCTGGGCTTTGA
- a CDS encoding ribonuclease E inhibitor RraB, which yields MSTAFHEDSSTSVLRRMKEGGFDFARFHPIEFYAIFPDEERARMAARNFRGESLNAQISAREDGVWHLQISKVMYATHAGIGEFEHDLESIVVPLGGKMDGWGVTQEVKASAMREGL from the coding sequence ATGAGCACAGCCTTCCACGAAGACTCCAGCACTTCGGTGTTGCGTCGGATGAAAGAGGGGGGATTCGACTTCGCCCGGTTTCACCCGATCGAGTTCTACGCCATTTTTCCCGATGAGGAACGGGCCAGAATGGCGGCCAGAAACTTTCGCGGCGAGTCGCTCAATGCCCAGATATCCGCCCGTGAGGACGGCGTCTGGCACCTGCAGATCAGCAAAGTGATGTACGCCACCCATGCCGGTATCGGCGAGTTCGAACATGACCTCGAGTCCATCGTCGTTCCGCTGGGCGGCAAGATGGACGGCTGGGGCGTAACGCAGGAGGTGAAAGCGTCAGCCATGCGTGAGGGGCTGTAA
- a CDS encoding SDR family oxidoreductase: MGNILISGAASGIGAATARLFHARGWRVGLLDVDASALVALAAELEDAWHSRLDVVDAAAVQAALAEFCAHSGGQLRLLFNGAGILHTGAFADIELEQHTRLVEINVLGVLNLCHAAFPYLKATPEAQVINMGSASALYGVPQLASYSASKFAIRGLTEALELEWREHGIRVGDLMPPFVDTPMVRNQAQRPAVMRRLGVRLEAEQIAEAAWQQAQRSLVHRPVGLQFGVLFNLGQIAPGWINRLLMGWLSR; this comes from the coding sequence ATGGGTAACATCCTCATCAGCGGCGCTGCATCGGGCATTGGCGCCGCCACTGCGCGGCTTTTTCATGCGCGGGGCTGGCGTGTCGGGTTGCTCGATGTCGATGCGAGTGCGCTGGTGGCGTTGGCCGCGGAGTTGGAAGATGCCTGGCATAGCCGCCTGGATGTGGTGGATGCCGCGGCAGTGCAGGCCGCGCTCGCCGAGTTCTGTGCGCACAGCGGCGGTCAGCTACGGCTGCTGTTCAATGGCGCTGGCATTCTGCACACCGGCGCTTTTGCTGATATCGAGCTGGAGCAGCACACGCGCCTGGTCGAGATCAATGTCCTCGGCGTACTCAACCTCTGCCATGCGGCCTTTCCCTATCTCAAGGCCACCCCAGAGGCGCAGGTGATCAATATGGGCTCGGCTTCGGCGCTGTACGGCGTGCCGCAACTGGCCAGCTACTCGGCCAGCAAGTTCGCCATACGTGGCCTGACCGAGGCACTGGAGCTGGAGTGGCGCGAACATGGCATTCGCGTTGGCGACCTGATGCCGCCGTTCGTCGACACGCCGATGGTTCGCAACCAGGCTCAGCGCCCAGCGGTGATGCGCCGCCTGGGCGTGCGCCTGGAGGCCGAGCAGATCGCCGAAGCCGCATGGCAGCAAGCCCAACGCAGCCTGGTGCATCGCCCGGTTGGGCTGCAGTTCGGTGTGCTGTTCAACCTTGGGCAAATCGCACCAGGCTGGATCAACAGGCTGTTGATGGGCTGGCTCAGTCGCTAG